The Mammaliicoccus sciuri genome window below encodes:
- a CDS encoding IS3 family transposase, producing MIQVIKEICEESNHTYGYRRVTQALRNRGRKYRSFKGKVGKVAQNILNRRFKTSLPFQKVVTDITEFKLMNGQKLYLSPFMDLYSSEIISFKISSRPTLDIVINPLKEMIKRRPNLDHRLTIHSDQGWHYQHSQYTRLLKDHKIFQSMSRKGNCLDNSVMENFFGLLKQEMYYGQEFKDFQDLEQAIHRYIDFYNNERIKSKLKGLSPKNYRRQTFEIIY from the coding sequence TTGATTCAAGTAATAAAAGAAATATGTGAAGAATCAAACCATACCTATGGTTATCGTCGTGTTACACAAGCACTAAGAAATAGAGGTCGTAAGTATCGTTCCTTTAAAGGTAAAGTTGGTAAAGTAGCTCAAAATATATTAAATCGTAGATTTAAAACAAGTCTCCCATTTCAAAAAGTCGTAACAGATATTACAGAGTTCAAATTAATGAATGGTCAGAAATTATATTTATCACCTTTTATGGACTTATATAGTTCAGAGATTATCAGCTTTAAAATCTCAAGTCGTCCTACATTAGATATAGTCATCAATCCATTAAAAGAAATGATAAAGCGTCGTCCAAACCTAGATCATCGTTTAACGATTCATTCAGATCAAGGCTGGCATTATCAACATTCACAATACACTAGATTATTAAAAGACCATAAAATATTTCAAAGTATGTCTAGAAAAGGTAATTGTCTAGATAATTCAGTTATGGAAAACTTTTTTGGGTTACTTAAACAAGAAATGTATTATGGCCAAGAATTTAAAGATTTTCAGGACCTTGAACAAGCTATTCATCGATATATCGATTTTTATAATAACGAAAGAATCAAATCAAAATTAAAAGGCTTATCTCCCAAAAATTACAGGAGACAAACCTTTGAAATAATATACTAA
- a CDS encoding transposase: protein MRKKYEFKFKLKLVKEYLEGHQSYRTIALKYGISSWSVLRIWVNQYKEFGEEGLEIKSRNTVYTSEFKLSVLKFRQENMLSYQDTANHFRIINPIIIANWQHQFDEKCRLDIDNKQKGRSHTMTKKRSKSDNKNLPLNENEREELERLRNENETLKAGIAYQKKLQALTDIYGSKNQK from the coding sequence ATGAGGAAAAAATATGAATTTAAATTCAAACTAAAACTTGTAAAAGAATATTTAGAAGGACATCAAAGTTATAGAACAATTGCTTTAAAATATGGTATTTCAAGTTGGTCTGTCCTTCGGATTTGGGTCAATCAATATAAAGAGTTTGGAGAAGAAGGTTTAGAAATAAAAAGTAGAAATACTGTTTATACTAGCGAATTTAAATTATCTGTTTTAAAATTTAGACAAGAAAATATGTTGTCTTATCAAGATACTGCGAATCACTTTAGAATTATTAATCCTATTATCATTGCCAATTGGCAACATCAATTTGATGAAAAGTGTCGTCTTGATATAGATAATAAACAAAAGGGACGATCTCACACTATGACTAAAAAACGATCTAAATCAGATAATAAAAATTTACCTTTAAATGAAAATGAACGTGAAGAACTTGAAAGACTTAGAAATGAAAATGAGACGTTAAAGGCAGGTATAGCTTATCAAAAAAAGTTACAAGCCTTGACCGACATTTACGGAAGCAAAAATCAGAAATAG
- a CDS encoding transposase, whose amino-acid sequence MRKKYEFKFKLKLVKEYLEGHQSYRTIALKYGISSWSVLRIWVNQYKEFGEEGLEIKSRNTVYTSEFKLSVLKFRQENMLSYQDTANHFRIINPIIIANWQHQFDEKCRLDIDNKQKGRSHTMTKKRSESDNKNLPLNENEREELERLRNENETLKAGIAYQKKLQALTDIYGSKNQK is encoded by the coding sequence ATGAGGAAAAAATATGAATTTAAATTCAAACTAAAACTTGTAAAAGAATATTTAGAAGGACATCAAAGTTATAGAACAATTGCTTTAAAATATGGTATTTCAAGTTGGTCTGTCCTTCGGATTTGGGTCAATCAATATAAAGAGTTTGGAGAAGAAGGTTTAGAAATAAAAAGTAGAAATACTGTTTATACTAGCGAATTTAAATTATCTGTTTTAAAATTTAGACAAGAAAATATGTTGTCTTATCAAGATACTGCGAATCACTTTAGAATTATTAATCCTATTATCATTGCCAATTGGCAACATCAATTTGATGAAAAGTGTCGTCTTGATATAGATAATAAACAAAAGGGACGATCTCACACTATGACTAAAAAACGATCTGAATCAGATAATAAAAATTTACCTTTAAATGAAAATGAACGTGAAGAACTTGAAAGACTTAGAAATGAAAATGAGACGTTAAAGGCAGGTATAGCTTATCAAAAAAAGTTACAAGCCTTGACCGACATTTACGGAAGCAAAAATCAGAAATAG
- a CDS encoding MetQ/NlpA family ABC transporter substrate-binding protein, with product MSKFVKFVSFIGIILLLAACGKSSGSENTKITVAASPAPHGDVVEHAKEKMKEKGYDLEVKTVNDYKVPNKLLDNDANLFQHVPYLKAEKATHGYKIEEVGKVFTTPMGVYSKKHKDLKHLPDGATIYVSNNPAEEGRFLSFFVNEGLIKIDPKVKIEDAKFDDIIENKKNLNFNNKQGAEFLPKTYNSGEGDLVIMNSNYAIDNGLNPVKDSIAIEDKSSPFANILAVKEGHKNDKKFQELLKVLQSKEMKKYIKDEYGDNVIPYEK from the coding sequence ATGAGCAAATTCGTAAAGTTCGTTAGTTTTATCGGTATTATTTTATTATTAGCTGCGTGTGGAAAGTCTAGTGGAAGTGAAAATACAAAGATTACGGTTGCTGCTTCTCCGGCTCCGCATGGTGATGTCGTTGAACATGCGAAAGAAAAAATGAAAGAAAAAGGTTATGACTTAGAAGTTAAAACAGTGAATGATTATAAAGTACCTAACAAGTTATTAGATAATGATGCAAATCTATTTCAACATGTGCCTTACTTAAAAGCTGAAAAAGCAACACATGGATATAAAATTGAAGAGGTAGGAAAAGTTTTCACAACGCCAATGGGAGTTTATAGTAAAAAACATAAAGATTTGAAACACTTGCCAGATGGCGCAACAATTTATGTGTCTAACAACCCAGCTGAAGAAGGAAGGTTTTTATCATTCTTTGTTAATGAAGGATTGATTAAAATAGATCCAAAGGTGAAAATTGAAGATGCTAAATTTGATGATATTATAGAAAATAAAAAGAATTTGAACTTTAATAACAAACAAGGTGCAGAATTTTTACCTAAAACATATAACAGTGGTGAAGGCGATTTAGTCATTATGAATTCAAACTATGCAATTGATAACGGATTGAATCCAGTGAAAGATTCGATAGCAATTGAAGATAAGTCATCACCATTTGCGAATATATTAGCTGTAAAAGAAGGACATAAAAATGATAAGAAATTCCAAGAACTTCTGAAAGTTCTTCAGTCTAAAGAAATGAAGAAATATATTAAAGATGAATATGGCGATAATGTTATTCCATATGAAAAGTAA
- a CDS encoding MFS transporter encodes MKEKRTNIRWFFAIAFFIIGIIAYMDRSNISIIAGPMMEDLNMNKAQFGLLASFFSLGYALMQVPSGILAEKFGPKKMLTIALLWWSAFTILTGIVKNHGLLYLVRFLFGVGEAPMYPSNAVFNSYWFNKNEKGRASSALLAGSYFGPVIAPIVTIAIMNAFGWQAVFYIFGLIGIVIAILWVIIAKDLPEQHKMVNEAEKRFIMETRDVVDTGKKTAPWNVFFKRFSFYAIAAQYFVVQFVITLFLIWLPTYIHEEYHVEFKQMGFIAGAPWLAMFILIMLGGTISDKILSTGKSKFVARGVIAISGFVVFCISLYFALATDNLYMNIFWLSLCLGGVGLSMGMSWATATDLGRNFSGTVSGWMNLWGNIGALLSPILAGLLADKIGWTMTLQLMMVPVVFAIIMWFFIKPDNPLVKEENV; translated from the coding sequence ATGAAAGAAAAAAGAACTAATATAAGATGGTTTTTTGCAATTGCATTCTTTATTATAGGGATTATCGCATATATGGATCGTTCAAACATCTCTATTATCGCTGGACCTATGATGGAAGATTTAAATATGAACAAAGCTCAATTCGGGCTATTAGCTTCATTCTTCTCACTTGGTTATGCATTAATGCAAGTACCTTCAGGGATATTAGCTGAAAAGTTTGGTCCTAAGAAAATGTTAACAATCGCATTATTATGGTGGAGTGCTTTCACAATTCTTACAGGTATTGTGAAAAATCATGGCTTACTATACTTAGTACGTTTCTTATTTGGTGTAGGTGAAGCGCCTATGTACCCATCAAATGCTGTATTTAATAGTTACTGGTTTAATAAGAATGAAAAAGGTCGTGCATCTTCTGCTTTATTAGCAGGTTCATACTTCGGACCAGTAATCGCACCAATTGTTACAATCGCAATTATGAATGCGTTTGGTTGGCAAGCAGTATTCTATATTTTCGGTTTAATCGGTATTGTAATTGCGATCTTATGGGTGATTATCGCTAAAGATTTACCAGAACAACATAAAATGGTAAATGAAGCAGAAAAAAGATTTATTATGGAAACACGTGACGTTGTAGATACAGGTAAAAAAACTGCACCTTGGAATGTATTCTTCAAACGTTTCAGTTTCTATGCAATTGCAGCACAATATTTCGTTGTACAATTTGTCATTACATTATTCTTAATTTGGTTACCAACATATATTCACGAAGAATATCATGTAGAATTTAAACAAATGGGCTTTATCGCTGGTGCACCTTGGTTAGCAATGTTTATTTTGATTATGCTAGGTGGTACAATTTCAGATAAAATTTTATCTACAGGTAAATCTAAATTTGTTGCACGTGGTGTAATCGCAATTTCTGGATTTGTTGTATTCTGTATATCACTATACTTTGCGTTAGCTACAGATAACTTATATATGAATATTTTCTGGTTATCTTTATGTCTTGGTGGTGTAGGTTTATCAATGGGTATGAGCTGGGCAACTGCTACAGACTTAGGACGTAACTTCTCTGGTACAGTTTCAGGTTGGATGAACTTATGGGGCAATATTGGTGCATTATTAAGTCCAATTTTAGCTGGTTTACTAGCAGATAAAATTGGTTGGACAATGACACTACAATTAATGATGGTTCCAGTAGTATTCGCAATCATCATGTGGTTCTTTATTAAACCTGACAATCCTTTAGTAAAAGAAGAAAATGTATAA
- a CDS encoding TetR/AcrR family transcriptional regulator — MDKKQKQSRNKIQNALLTCLNTTSIQSITVKQLCEEADINRSTFYRHYPSIEVLTSHTISSYFQLLFGEPYKFYLKHHSISESQFYIANNIFSHISHNAYFYQTMFKHYPNFYILLKNHIHQRYIIFFEDTGVQNDMILDKDIVAEYVASAYAGMIQGWVIRALDTPPDEMAQRLITLNSTGPIKLLIDAEKKGFVKKDFVVPPRQG; from the coding sequence TTGGACAAGAAACAAAAACAATCCAGAAACAAAATTCAGAATGCATTATTAACATGTTTAAATACAACGAGCATTCAATCCATAACAGTTAAACAGTTATGTGAAGAAGCTGACATCAATCGTTCAACATTTTATAGACATTATCCATCAATTGAAGTATTAACATCTCATACGATATCCAGTTACTTTCAACTACTATTCGGAGAGCCTTATAAATTTTATTTAAAACATCATAGCATTAGCGAATCACAATTCTATATCGCTAATAATATCTTTAGCCATATATCCCATAACGCGTATTTCTATCAAACGATGTTCAAACACTATCCTAATTTCTATATTTTACTTAAAAATCATATTCATCAAAGATATATTATCTTTTTTGAAGATACAGGCGTTCAAAATGACATGATATTAGATAAAGATATTGTCGCTGAATACGTTGCGTCGGCATATGCAGGCATGATACAAGGTTGGGTCATTAGAGCATTAGACACACCACCTGATGAAATGGCACAAAGGTTAATCACACTTAATTCGACAGGTCCCATCAAATTATTAATAGACGCAGAGAAAAAGGGATTTGTAAAAAAAGATTTCGTAGTCCCGCCCCGGCAAGGATGA
- a CDS encoding CoA transferase produces the protein MSRNERSGTKAIKQWNGKELEEAGSKKGVVMPLVRSVEEFVEEEQFKYIAESELIEIKKIGESEPIPFTENPEQPLSGIRALGMGHVIAGAGLGRGLTLHGADVLNVWRPTELEVETMYLTSNVGMRSTYLDITNQQSHRDKFDELLSDADIFFINKRHGFMEKYNVTAEALAEKKPGIIHASVNLHGHAGPWSDRNEMDLIRRQEVSQVS, from the coding sequence TTGTCGCGGAACGAAAGAAGCGGTACTAAAGCGATAAAACAGTGGAATGGTAAAGAACTAGAAGAAGCGGGTTCTAAAAAAGGTGTCGTGATGCCGCTCGTACGCTCTGTTGAAGAGTTTGTTGAAGAAGAACAGTTTAAATATATTGCAGAATCAGAACTCATTGAAATTAAGAAAATAGGAGAATCTGAACCGATACCATTCACTGAGAACCCAGAACAACCATTAAGTGGTATAAGAGCACTAGGAATGGGACATGTTATAGCAGGAGCAGGACTCGGTAGAGGTTTAACATTACACGGAGCAGACGTACTCAATGTTTGGAGACCAACTGAGTTAGAAGTAGAAACTATGTATTTAACTTCTAATGTCGGAATGCGTTCAACTTATTTAGATATTACAAATCAACAGTCACATAGAGATAAATTTGATGAATTATTAAGTGATGCAGATATATTCTTCATTAATAAAAGACATGGATTTATGGAAAAATATAATGTGACAGCTGAAGCTTTAGCAGAGAAGAAACCAGGTATCATACATGCGTCTGTTAATTTACATGGACATGCTGGACCATGGTCAGATAGAAATGAAATGGATTTGATCAGACGGCAGGAAGTGTCACAGGTGTCATGA
- a CDS encoding putative quinol monooxygenase: MLIINAKFEVQAQAVEQYEALIKDLVASSRQETGNIGYEHFKSTESDNTYLMYEIWENQEAIEAHNNSEHFQQFIKSVKPLLAGPSDIKVSASKE, from the coding sequence ATGTTAATCATAAATGCGAAGTTTGAAGTTCAAGCACAAGCAGTTGAACAATATGAAGCATTGATTAAAGATTTAGTAGCATCATCAAGACAAGAAACAGGAAACATCGGTTACGAACATTTCAAATCAACTGAGTCAGACAATACTTATTTAATGTATGAAATTTGGGAAAACCAAGAAGCTATAGAAGCACATAATAATAGCGAGCACTTCCAACAATTTATTAAAAGTGTGAAACCATTATTAGCCGGACCTTCAGATATTAAAGTAAGTGCAAGCAAAGAATAG
- a CDS encoding NADP-dependent oxidoreductase, with the protein MKNEQIVLAKRTEGIPQDDVFRYEEIEVKEPNNEEVLLKSIYVSVDPYMRGRMNDTKSYTQSYELDKPFNGHIVAEVIQSNASDLKEGDIVTGILPWQKYITINEKYVTKIPSTEVPLYLYLSVLGMPGMTVYQGLLKIGKPQEGETVVVSAASGAVGSVVGQIAKLKGAHVVGIAGGSEKVNYLTETLGFDEGIDYKKDDFAEALEKAVPNGIDVYFENVGGALSDEVFKHLNKFARIPVCGAISSYNLKGEDIGPRIQQTLIKSQALMQGFIVAQFNEDVKEASEQLAQWVQEGKIKSEVTIDEGFDQIPNAFRKLFTGDNFGKQVIKVAE; encoded by the coding sequence ATGAAAAATGAACAAATTGTATTAGCTAAAAGAACTGAAGGTATCCCTCAAGATGATGTATTTCGTTATGAAGAAATAGAAGTGAAAGAACCAAATAATGAAGAAGTATTATTAAAATCAATATATGTTTCTGTAGATCCATACATGAGAGGACGTATGAATGATACTAAAAGTTATACGCAGTCATATGAATTAGACAAACCATTTAACGGCCATATCGTTGCAGAAGTCATTCAATCAAATGCTTCTGACCTTAAAGAAGGCGATATTGTAACAGGTATTTTACCTTGGCAAAAATATATAACAATCAATGAAAAATATGTTACTAAAATTCCATCAACCGAAGTACCGTTATACCTATATTTAAGTGTACTCGGTATGCCTGGTATGACAGTTTATCAAGGACTCTTGAAAATTGGTAAACCTCAAGAAGGCGAAACAGTTGTTGTTTCAGCTGCGTCTGGTGCGGTTGGCTCTGTCGTAGGACAAATTGCTAAGTTGAAAGGCGCGCACGTAGTAGGTATTGCAGGCGGATCAGAGAAAGTAAATTACTTAACTGAAACACTAGGCTTTGACGAAGGTATAGATTATAAGAAAGATGACTTTGCTGAAGCATTAGAAAAGGCAGTGCCAAATGGTATTGATGTATATTTTGAAAATGTTGGCGGTGCACTTTCAGACGAAGTGTTTAAACATTTAAATAAATTTGCACGTATACCAGTTTGTGGTGCAATTTCTTCATATAATCTTAAAGGCGAAGATATTGGACCACGTATTCAACAAACATTGATTAAAAGCCAAGCATTGATGCAAGGATTCATAGTTGCACAATTTAATGAAGATGTTAAAGAAGCAAGTGAACAGTTAGCGCAATGGGTACAAGAAGGGAAAATTAAATCCGAAGTTACAATAGATGAAGGATTTGATCAAATCCCAAATGCATTCCGTAAGTTATTTACAGGCGATAATTTTGGTAAACAAGTTATAAAAGTAGCTGAATAA
- a CDS encoding NEAT domain-containing protein, with the protein MTTQHEHNKNRSTIKKQHHFSIRKLSGGIASIAIGATLFLGAGQTANAMEDKVDTVNEATTATDDNQSEPVASDDATATEKAEAPAAENTDDEATPNTDVAEENEVTEAGDTNSAPDSEETPALNKETSVTKDEETLTSSKESNESEDKVATEETATAQPTRSTATTAATTDKGKSTVSEENEAHDFGFIVKKEAEDAKSVMDDYLEHPSKVSHENGKTYVNFTLLHPNWWKMFELYNGDEKLNMTTLEENDEKRVVKVEVPSGVSELTSKVHIVVPFINYDNKYTTRVIFDEAVPEAPKVETESPKEETPKAEPEAPKEETPSEDTEDQDENLVSANKEGQDFGFIVKKEKEDARSVSDRYFEHPSIISHENGKTFVTFTLKRPDFWKKFELYNGDEKLNTTIIEDTEEKRVVKVEVPTGVSALTPKLHLYLPYGDTYDYDITTRVVFDKAIPDGSQVAPEAPKSDAETPKAVPEAPKTDTETPKADQEQTSKLREDIKNKEIHNKTVDGEKRPINFKVINPKDNSEIFYYAAMIKDPANIVFDGDRPILELRVDAPSTWLEFDLFDGDKKLDYDVVSYDTENEVATIIVKVNENTKELNVKGTALALGSKTEHELGHIVFDKPITKDASNYATADDYKKQKDREKYDKAITLEDKVRELEKLIDKVSDDEKPQLQEELKGLKDKLARELETAVTEFEKALVTNVDTSNAEDRNFKVLHSSKEDQSHMDFEVEHPAKLVEYNGKKMLAVTLKHDSMWKDFQVEGEDGYKRPITISKDSEKDTRTILFPVVEGKDFYNAIIKIHLITPHIEYEGSYHVRIKDLGDAAETATPEPTPSTEPAPAPTSEPSPAPDNKQEPAKDQPSTATPDQKPAPTTDQKQEPTVKPDQKPEPVVNVSTKPTTEPAKDQVKTNKEEQKSVEPVASKDKVEPAKQEGSKEKAETESTKQESSKEKATTEQPKEQAKKQENKNELPNTGELDNTQYALFGSLIAGLGSLFFIGRRKTKNSK; encoded by the coding sequence ATGACAACACAACACGAGCACAACAAGAATCGTTCAACAATCAAGAAGCAACATCATTTTTCTATTAGAAAATTGTCGGGAGGGATAGCTTCTATTGCTATTGGTGCGACTTTATTTTTAGGAGCAGGTCAAACAGCTAATGCAATGGAAGATAAAGTTGATACAGTAAATGAAGCAACGACTGCTACAGACGATAATCAAAGTGAACCAGTTGCGTCAGACGATGCTACAGCTACTGAAAAAGCAGAAGCACCAGCTGCAGAAAATACAGATGATGAAGCTACTCCTAATACTGATGTAGCTGAAGAAAATGAAGTGACTGAAGCGGGAGATACAAACTCAGCACCAGATTCTGAAGAAACACCAGCTTTAAATAAAGAAACGTCAGTAACTAAAGACGAGGAAACATTAACTTCATCTAAAGAATCGAATGAATCAGAAGACAAAGTAGCAACTGAAGAAACAGCTACTGCTCAACCAACACGTTCAACTGCAACAACTGCAGCGACTACTGATAAAGGGAAAAGTACTGTATCTGAAGAAAACGAAGCGCATGACTTTGGATTTATTGTTAAGAAAGAAGCAGAAGATGCAAAATCAGTAATGGATGATTATTTAGAACATCCTTCAAAAGTAAGCCATGAAAATGGAAAAACATATGTGAATTTCACATTATTACACCCTAACTGGTGGAAAATGTTTGAATTATATAATGGTGATGAAAAACTTAATATGACAACATTAGAAGAAAATGATGAAAAGCGTGTTGTTAAAGTTGAAGTACCATCAGGCGTTTCAGAACTTACATCAAAAGTACATATCGTTGTACCATTTATTAACTATGACAACAAATATACAACACGCGTTATTTTTGATGAAGCAGTTCCAGAAGCACCTAAAGTAGAAACAGAATCACCGAAAGAGGAGACACCAAAAGCAGAACCGGAAGCTCCAAAAGAAGAAACACCAAGTGAAGATACAGAAGATCAAGATGAGAATTTAGTATCTGCAAATAAAGAAGGACAAGACTTCGGTTTCATTGTGAAAAAAGAAAAAGAAGATGCAAGATCAGTTTCAGATCGTTATTTTGAACATCCTTCAATAATAAGTCATGAAAATGGAAAAACATTTGTTACTTTTACATTGAAACGTCCTGATTTTTGGAAGAAGTTTGAATTATATAATGGTGATGAAAAACTAAATACTACAATTATAGAAGATACTGAAGAGAAACGTGTTGTTAAGGTTGAAGTACCTACAGGTGTATCAGCACTTACACCTAAATTACATTTATATCTCCCTTATGGTGATACCTATGATTACGATATTACAACACGCGTCGTTTTTGATAAAGCTATTCCAGATGGATCTCAAGTAGCTCCAGAAGCACCAAAATCCGATGCAGAGACTCCAAAAGCAGTTCCAGAAGCACCTAAAACTGATACGGAAACACCAAAAGCGGATCAAGAGCAAACTTCTAAATTAAGAGAAGATATTAAAAATAAAGAAATCCATAATAAGACAGTTGATGGTGAAAAACGACCAATTAACTTTAAAGTAATTAATCCTAAAGATAATTCAGAAATATTCTATTATGCTGCTATGATTAAAGATCCAGCAAATATTGTTTTTGATGGAGATCGACCTATTTTAGAATTACGTGTAGATGCACCTTCTACATGGTTAGAATTTGACTTATTTGATGGCGATAAAAAATTAGACTACGACGTTGTTTCATATGATACTGAAAATGAAGTAGCAACTATTATAGTTAAAGTTAATGAGAACACGAAAGAATTAAACGTAAAAGGAACTGCACTTGCACTAGGTAGTAAGACTGAACATGAGCTTGGTCATATCGTATTTGATAAACCAATTACTAAAGATGCTTCTAATTATGCAACAGCAGATGATTATAAGAAACAAAAAGATAGAGAGAAATATGATAAAGCTATTACTTTAGAAGATAAAGTGCGTGAGCTTGAGAAATTAATTGATAAAGTTTCTGATGATGAAAAACCACAACTTCAAGAAGAATTAAAAGGACTTAAAGATAAATTAGCTAGAGAATTAGAAACTGCGGTTACAGAATTTGAAAAAGCACTAGTTACGAATGTAGATACTTCAAACGCAGAAGATAGAAACTTTAAAGTTTTACACAGTTCTAAAGAGGATCAATCTCATATGGACTTTGAAGTAGAACACCCAGCTAAATTAGTTGAATATAATGGTAAGAAGATGTTAGCCGTTACATTAAAACATGATTCAATGTGGAAAGATTTCCAAGTAGAAGGTGAAGATGGATATAAACGTCCTATTACAATTAGTAAAGATAGTGAAAAAGATACAAGAACAATCTTATTCCCTGTTGTAGAAGGTAAAGATTTCTATAATGCAATCATTAAAATTCATTTAATAACACCACATATTGAATATGAAGGATCATACCATGTAAGAATTAAGGACTTAGGAGATGCAGCTGAAACAGCAACGCCAGAACCAACACCAAGTACAGAACCAGCACCTGCACCAACGTCAGAACCAAGTCCAGCTCCAGATAATAAACAAGAGCCGGCAAAAGATCAGCCATCAACAGCAACACCAGATCAAAAACCAGCTCCAACAACTGATCAAAAACAAGAACCAACAGTTAAACCAGATCAAAAACCAGAGCCTGTTGTTAATGTAAGCACTAAACCAACAACTGAGCCAGCAAAAGATCAAGTTAAAACAAATAAAGAAGAACAAAAATCAGTTGAGCCAGTAGCAAGCAAAGATAAAGTTGAACCAGCAAAACAAGAAGGAAGTAAAGAAAAAGCAGAAACTGAATCAACAAAACAAGAATCAAGTAAAGAAAAAGCAACAACTGAACAACCAAAAGAACAAGCTAAGAAACAAGAAAATAAAAATGAACTACCAAATACAGGTGAGCTTGATAATACACAATATGCATTATTTGGATCACTTATTGCAGGATTAGGTTCATTATTCTTCATTGGTAGAAGAAAAACAAAAAATAGTAAATAA
- a CDS encoding YbfB/YjiJ family MFS transporter, whose translation MSANKAYKQLLLGMLSLFIVMAIGRFSYTPILPFMQKATHLTNENAGLLATVNYLGYLIGAMIPTFLIFKSKVVDLKIYLIINIISVLLMGVTQGFLVWNILRFIAGITSGTVFVLASNVVLESLNKGGKSHLSGFLYSGVGIGIFSSSIFIQIYTDYNTWASTWVILGIASLILGLIVICFMKEIEEPVNLEQKTIHINGQNSALYTKWFMVCFSIAYLLEGAGYIVTGTFLVAIVESIPDLKEYAALSWMFVGMAAIPSCVLWSILGNKIGFIKAIYLAFILQIIGVILPVFSHNIISLIISSCLFGGTFLGLTTLFMSRGQLMSAISGRNLVALLTFIYSLGQVVAPYFAGILIGSSNNYIGALIFASSLLILALVAIFMSIRPYQPKS comes from the coding sequence TTGTCAGCAAATAAAGCATATAAACAATTACTACTAGGAATGTTATCACTATTTATTGTCATGGCAATTGGGCGATTTTCGTACACGCCTATTTTACCTTTTATGCAAAAGGCGACTCATTTAACAAACGAAAATGCTGGTTTACTGGCTACGGTCAATTACTTAGGATATTTAATTGGTGCGATGATTCCGACCTTTTTAATTTTTAAAAGTAAAGTAGTAGATTTAAAAATTTACTTAATAATCAATATTATCTCTGTTCTATTGATGGGTGTTACGCAAGGTTTTCTTGTATGGAATATTTTAAGATTCATTGCTGGCATTACAAGTGGTACTGTATTTGTGTTAGCTTCAAATGTTGTGCTCGAGTCTTTAAATAAAGGTGGTAAATCTCATTTATCTGGATTCTTATATAGTGGTGTAGGGATTGGTATATTTTCAAGTAGTATATTTATTCAAATTTATACGGATTATAATACTTGGGCATCAACATGGGTTATCTTAGGTATCGCTTCATTGATACTAGGCTTAATTGTTATATGCTTTATGAAAGAAATTGAAGAACCAGTTAACTTAGAACAAAAGACAATACATATAAATGGTCAAAATAGCGCATTATATACAAAATGGTTTATGGTATGTTTCTCAATTGCTTATTTATTAGAAGGTGCAGGATATATTGTCACAGGTACATTCTTAGTTGCGATTGTTGAATCTATTCCTGACTTAAAAGAGTATGCAGCACTTAGTTGGATGTTTGTTGGTATGGCAGCAATACCTTCATGTGTATTATGGTCTATTTTAGGCAATAAAATTGGATTTATTAAAGCAATATATTTAGCGTTCATTCTTCAAATTATAGGCGTGATTTTACCAGTGTTTTCGCATAATATTATAAGCTTAATCATTAGTTCATGTCTGTTTGGTGGGACATTCCTAGGATTAACGACTTTATTTATGTCGCGTGGTCAGCTCATGAGTGCTATCTCAGGAAGAAATTTAGTCGCTTTACTAACATTTATCTATAGTCTCGGACAAGTTGTAGCACCTTACTTTGCAGGTATTCTTATCGGAAGTTCTAAT